In the genome of Oncorhynchus masou masou isolate Uvic2021 chromosome 26, UVic_Omas_1.1, whole genome shotgun sequence, one region contains:
- the zbed4 gene encoding zinc finger BED domain-containing protein 4, with product MDGEEDLSLKSEEDVVDSETNGIENKKREAKGTCLKIEGQDGYVFKSYSIAPHDTAAAKTSCPSKTLAKDSSPVASIHEEEPDNLSISQVDGQFKMNGSVNETGEACDKHNSLRPTSPAISNKSLNLNTEVKIENDTSEHIEEEDPNSMEEGTQEDERLSYDSSVGPFVTRDNTDDYSSMLSGYTSTLYDVAMDAVTQSLLSSMRSPANANPRKKSPAWNHFCISPRDSTKAICMYCMKEFSRGKNEKDLSTSCLMRHVRRAHPTVLLQDGDLSSNTLTASAASSVISPSNNGSLAASITTPATRKNSSPSTSSAEGSDISSSKEVLPKLEPKLEQGAKNETGTVSSSHSNDNHEEAMDGGGSERLAATPKNSSSRRRSAVWKHFYLSPADSSKAVCIHCMNEFSRGKNGKDLGTSCLIRHMWRAHREIVIEENGQGSNIPPPYTNPPTLLSRCQLHQDSVVDIKKESLFAPSSPETISDEVPHNEDESMDVKESNTINQLEQDSSLNLCFGLRDEDVPLPSSPCDLSLEGSGLKEDPTSSIFQQNKKIMKRVKSEVWHHFIVSPGDQLKALCRYCPCVISRGKRGDFGTSCLMRHLMRRHPDVLKNQKSTNDKDSSPHPYAILSATEAVPAKLTNSPAKEKKPHNSVFSKKTSKLWNHFSISPSDPTKVVCLHCSRTISRGKKTTNLGTSCLFRHMQRFHGNVLESNSTISGDVPSAEIHVKHELMDTSVYDENCERFDDYHPVAKKITKLVAEMLALDLQPSALVENTGLNRLLEYLQPQYSLPSSSYFTSIAIPDMYERVKEVVLTHLKEAESGIVHFTTSIWVTSQTREFLTLTAHWVSYESCVRPPGEDFHCSALLSVSQIDCDHDMLNIQKQLEYFWDTWISSLGLKKGFTVTDNNAIANVLEDNDHVIVQCFGHTIDLIVSEAIKSQRMVQNLLSIARKICERVYRSDKAKEKLAELQKVYQLPENCLIQDVPSKWRTSFFMLERLVEQKKAVDEMSIECNFREMISCDQWEVMQSVCNALKPFEVACREMSNRTATLGQVIPLIHILNRKIDMLFDETMGIDNMLKSLKEAMVSRMSSTLRNPRYTWATMLDPRYKASLFTEEEAEQCKQDLISELQVSLSTSIETKPSLSNGCGGEVPASSNGSPSNNKDNLWALMDDIRHKIKQEDKPKSSELAVLEYLEEDILDQSCDPLDYWNLKKLLWPDLAKVAVRYVGCPPSIVPAEILFSTASVNCTLNQPMPLLENMEGLLFLKVNLPLIYYQH from the coding sequence ATGGATGGAGAGGAAGACCTCTCTCTTAAGAGTGAAGAAGATGTAGTAGATTCAGAAACTAATGGCATAGAAAACAAGAAAAGAGAGGCGAAAGGAACATGTCTAAAAATTGAGGGGCAAGATGGCTACGTGTTTAAATCATACAGCATTGCCCCCCATGACACTGCAGCTGCAAAGACCTCCTGTCCATCTAAAACACTGGCTAAAGACTCTTCCCCCGTGGCTTCAATTCACGAGGAGGAACCAGACAATTTATCTATTTCTCAGGTTGATGGACAATTTAAAATGAATGGGTCTGTCAATGAAACAGGTGAGGCATGTGACAAACATAATTCTCTTAGGCCTACTTCTCCAGCCATTTCAAACAAAAGCCTAAATCTAAACACTGAGGTCAAGATAGAAAATGACACATCTGAACATATTGAGGAAGAGGATCCAAATAGTATGGAGGAGGGGACCCAAGAGGATGAAAGGTTATCATATGATAGTTCTGTAGGCCCCTTTGTTACTAGAGACAATACAGATGATTACAGTAGTATGCTTAGTGGGTACACAAGCACTCTTTATGATGTAGCGATGGATGCTGTCACTCAAAGCCTATTGTCATCCATGAGAAGTCCCGCTAATGCTAATCCCAGGAAGAAATCCCCTGCCTGGAACCATTTCTGCATATCTCCACGTGATAGTACCAAAGCaatctgtatgtactgtatgaaagAGTTCAGTCGAGGTAAGAACGAGAAGGACCTCAGTACAAGTTGTTTAATGCGGCACGTACGAAGGGCTCACCCCACTGTGCTTTTACAAGATGGCGACCTCTCCTCAAATACTCTGACTGCTTCTGCTGCCTCATCGGTAATATCCCCCTCAAATAACGGAAGCCTGGCAGCTAGCATTACTACTCCCGCCACACGAAAGAACTCCTCACCGTCCACCTCTTCAGCAGAGGGCTCTGACATATCATCATCCAAAGAAGTGTTACCAAAACTCGAACCAAAACTAGAACAGGGTGCCAAAAACGAAACTGGCACAGTCTCATCCTCACATTCCAACGACAACCATGAAGAAGCGATGGATGGAGGTGGGTCTGAGCGCCTCGCTGCAACTCCTAAAAACTCAAGTTCTCGTAGAAGATCAGCTGTGTGGAAGCATTTCTACCTGTCACCTGCTGACAGTTCCAAAGCAGTGTGCATACACTGCATGAATGAATTTAGCAGGGGTAAAAATGGAAAGGACTTGGGCACTAGCTGTCTGATTCGCCATATGTGGAGAGCCCACAGAGAAATTGTCATTGAAGAAAATGGACAGGGCTCCAACATCCCACCACCATATACAAACCCACCAACGCTATTGTCTCGCTGTCAGCTGCATCAGGACTCAGTAGTGGACATTAAAAAAGAATCCCTCTTCGCTCCATCCTCCCCAGAAACAATATCTGACGAAGTGCCCCATAACGAAGATGAAAGCATGGATGTGAAGGAGTCTAACACAATAAACCAATTGGAACAGGATTCCTCCCTCAATCTCTGCTTTGGACTTCGAGATGAGGATGTTCCTTTACCTTCCTCACCGTGCGATCTGTCCCTTGAGGGCTCAGGCCTGAAAGAGGATCCGACAAGTTCAATCttccaacaaaacaaaaaaataatgaaaCGGGTGAAATCCGAAGTGTGGCACCATTTCATCGTCTCTCCAGGGGATCAACTTAAAGCCCTCTGTCGATACTGCCCCTGTGTCATCAGCCGGGGGAAACGGGGCGACTTCGGAACCAGCTGTTTGATGAGGCATCTAATGAGAAGGCACCCTGATGTCCTCAAAAACCAAAAAAGTACAAATGATAAGGACTCCTCACCTCATCCCTACGCTATTCTTTCTGCCACTGAGGCTGTTCCAGCCAAACTGACAAACAGCCCTGCTAAAGAGAAAAAGCCACATAACTCTGTGTTCAGTAAAAAGACATCAAAGTTGTGGAATCATTTTTCTATTTCCCCTTCCGATCCCACTAAGGTGGTTTGTTTGCACTGTAGCCGCACAATAAGTCGTGGCAAAAAGACGACAAACCTCGGAACTAGTTGTTTATTTAGGCACATGCAGAGATTTCATGGAAATGTTCTTGAAAGTAACAGTACTATCTCAGGTGATGTGCCGTCTGCTGAAATTCACGTTAAACACGAACTCATGGACACTTCTGTGTATGACGAAAACTGTGAAAGATTTGATGACTACCATCCGGTTGCCAAAAAAATCACCAAACTCGTTGCTGAAATGCTTGCACTGGATCTTCAGCCATCAGCCCTAGTAGAGAACACTGGTTTGAACCGACTACTGGAGTACCTTCAACCTCAAtattctctaccctcctcttcatATTTCACCAGCATTGCCATACCAGACATGTATGAGAGGGTGAAGGAGGTTGTTCTCACACACCTGAAAGAGGCTGAGAGTGGTATCGTCCATTTCACAACAAGCATCTGGGTCACGAGCCAGACTCGGGAATTTCTGACTCTTACTGCCCACTGGGTTTCATATGAATCATGTGTTAGACCTCCGGGTGAGGACTTtcactgctctgctctcctcagtGTGTCACAGATAGACTGTGACCATGACATGCTCAATATACAGAAGCAGCTCGAATACTTCTGGGACACCTGGATCAGCTCCTTAGGGCTGAAGAAAGGATTTACTGTAACCGACAACAATGCCATTGCAAACGTCCTGGAGGACAACGACCATGTCATCGTGCAGTGCTTTGGACACACCATAGACCTAATTGTGAGCGAAGCCATAAAGAGTCAGAGGATGGTTCAGAACCTTCTCAGCATCGCTCGGAAGATCTGTGAGCGAGTGTATCGCTCAGACAAAGCAAAGGAAAAGTTGGCTGAACTGCAGAAGGTTTACCAGTTACCTGAAAATTGCCTCATCCAGGATGTTCCCTCAAAATGGAGGACATCCTTCTTCATGCTTGAACGTCTGGTGGAACAAAAGAAAGCGGTCGACGAGATGTCGATAGAGTGCAACTTCAGGGAAATGATCAGTTGCGACCAATGGGAAGTGATGCAGTCGGTGTGCAATGCGTTGAAGCCCTTTGAAGTGGCCTGCAGGGAGATGAGCAATCGCACTGCCACTCTGGGTCAAGTCATACCACTGATACACATCCTCAACCGAAAGATAGACATGCTCTTCGACGAGACGATGGGCATCGACAACATGCTCAAGTCTCTGAAGGAAGCGATGGTGAGTAGGATGTCATCAACCCTACGCAACCCCAGGTACACTTGGGCGACAATGTTGGACCCGCGGTACAAGGCTTCCTTGTTCACGGAGGAAGAGGCGGAGCAATGCAAACAAGACCTCATCAGTGAACTTCAGGTGTCCCTTTCTACCTCAATTGAGACAAAGCCTTCACTATCCAACGGATGTGGTGGAGAGGTCCCAGCGTCATCAAATGGCTCTCCCTCAAACAACAAGGACAACCTCTGGGCACTCATGGATGACATCAGACACAAGATAAAACAGGAGGACAAGCCAAAATCATCAGAGCTGGCAGTGCTGGAATACTTGGAGGAGGACATACTTGATCAAAGCTGTGATCCACTGGACTATTGGAACCTGAAGAAGTTACTGTGGCCTGACCTTGCCAAAGTCGCTGTCCGCTACGTGGGCTGCCctcccagcattgtcccagcagAGATTCTGTTCAGCACAGCCAGTGTGAACTGCACTCTGAATCAGCCCATGCCATTACTAGAAAACATGGAGGGGCTGCTCTTTCTAAAGGTCAACCTACCGTTAATTTATTATCAGCACTGA